The following nucleotide sequence is from Sulfoacidibacillus ferrooxidans.
AGAAATCACGCAAGACTTAGCGAGTGCGAACTTGCCTGTTACCTGGGATGGACAAACCTTATTCACCGTTCAAAACGTGCAAAGCGGTACAGGATACAATGTGCAAACCGGATCGCAAACGCCTGAAACTACCGTTTCCATCACATACAACGTGCCACTTCCCTTTGATCGTGCGTTCACGCTGATCGGTGGTCAACCTCTTGCTGCGACGATTCCTATACAAGAAACAGCAACCTACTATAACGAAACACAGTATACGGGTGATGGCGCATGAACAGGTTTTGGCAAGAGGAACGCGGCGGTTTCTTTGAACCTTTAGGGTTTTCGTGGCTCAACGTGGCCCTATCTGCTGTTTTGCTCCCTGTGCTTTTTTGGGCAGGGACGGCGGTTATGGGATATGAGACGCTCCAAAACGCGGTCAATCGTGCTGCGTATGCAGGGCAGTCACAAGTCACACAAACAACGACCACGTCCGCCACACCCACGTTTGGCATGTATCAGGGTGGTTTCATGCTCCAAGTGGCACCTTCTGTGAGCGCAGCGCAAACGAATTGGGACTTGCAACTCAATGACTTAGAACAAGGTGGTCTATTTTCCGATGTACAGAGTCAAGTCGGCTATGTACAGAATCAAGTGGTGATCACGGCGACAGCTGAGTATGAGCCTGTCTTGCTCAACCATCTGCTTGCGGTGTTGCCCGTGTTGACGCATGATCTGGCGATTCCCATGTCAGTGACATCGAGCGACCAAGCGTCCATGTCGTAAGCGAAAGGAGAATGCAGATGGAAAAAGAGATGCGCATGCTCATGTATGGCGGATTAACGCTTGGCGTGTTATTGGTTGGGATCGTCCCTGTGGGATGGATTGCCGTGAATCAAGGGGCAGACAAAGCGGTGATCAGCAATCAAAGCCTAGATTGCAAGTTATGGAACAACTGCGAGAATGGAACGTCTGGAACCACGTCAACGAGTAGCATGGCTTCTTCGTTAACCTATGCGAACGAAACAGGGACACCTGTTTTACCTGGGAATGATGATCCTACCGTTTCGGATGTAGTCTGGAACACGAGTGTATTTCCTCCTGTGGTGACGATCCAAGGATCAGAGCTAGGAAGTGGAGGCACGATTTCAGGTGGAGATGCAACACAGGGATGGGTGTTTAACAAAAATGGATCCTCCGTCGTGCCCGTGGTACAGTCGTGGACGCCGAATCAGGTGGTGTTTTCTTTTAGCAGTGGGTATGGCGAGGGTGATCCAACGACTTTTTCAGATGGTCATCCCTACTGGGTGTTCCGACCAGGTGATCAAGTGAACATGACCATCACGCCTACAGGACGCCCTGTGATGCAAGAGTCGTCAACCTATCCTAGCTCGGCGTCCATGCCTGATGTGACGGTTCAAGCAGTCAGCGCGTTGATTGCAGGACAAAGTGAGCAAGTCGTCGATTCAGTGTCCTTTCAAGGAGAGCCTCTAGCCCATCAGTTTGTGTGGATTCAGCCTGCATCGGGATTATCCATGACGGGAAGTGAAATCTCTGGCACATCCTTTGGTGGTGAGAATGGACTGACCAATGCGCAAGGACAACTAACTTTTAGCGTAAGCGGGAGTACTGTGGGTACGTGTCCTTTGACAATGGGTGCTGATGGCGTATCTCATCAAACATCGATCACGGTCGAACCGGCGTATACCGTTCAGCTAACAGCTAATGCAGATACGGACAATAACGCAGTAACACTGACCGCTGCGGTGAATCAACCGATCGTAAGCCCTTATGTGTTAGAAATCGTCAATCAAACAACAGGACAAGTCCTTGCCTCTGCAACATCAGGTGAACGCGTATCGACCACGATCACAGCTCTACAAGATCAAACCCAACAATTTATTGCACAAGTCGTCACTGGAAGGTAGGTAAAAACCATGACAAAACAATGGGTCATCGGTGCGATTGTGATGGCTCCTTTTTTAGTAGCTCCTCTCGCTTTCGCCCAAACAATTGCACAAAGTCAACCGGTGTCGATTACCGGTGGCTATACGACAACAAGCTATGTATCAACCTATGAGCAGACTGGAACACAAGATGTTCGTCAGTTGATCAGAACGCAAACGGTCTATGAGCAAACAGGAACGACACAACAGGTTGAACAAGTGGGAACGACGACCGTAGAAAAGCAAACAGGCATGCATTGGGTGTTGGTGGGAACGCATTGCCGCACGATACAAGTGCCTCATTTCACATCTCATGCTAAGTATTATCCTTGGCATTGGGTCGGTGGAAGTGATGGTCATGGCGTACCAAGTCATTATGGTCCTCCGTATACAACGACTGTAACGTACACGCAAGAACAAGCGTGTACACCCTATGGAGAATATGAACCCACCTACACAGAAAGTACCATCCCAGTGTATGGATACGTATCAAAACCTGTATATGGGTACGTGGATCGTAGAATCTATGGATACGTAGCGCGTCCAGTGTATGGGTACGTCAATGTGCCGACAGAAACATGGGAACCTGTGAAAATTGCATATGGGCATTAATATAGAAGTAGGTGTCGTGTTCATTTTTTTAGCAGTAGTCGCTTATCAAGATCTCACGACTCGTCTCATTCGAGATTGGTGGACGCTACCGTGGATTGCATTTTTTCTTTTTTATAACGGGGTCCAACATCATTTGGAGCCTTCGATCATCGGGCTTGTAGGCATGGGCGTACTATTGTTCATCCCCGGACTCCTTGGATGGCTTGGCGGTGGCGACTGGAAGATGGGTATGGCGCTTGGGGCAGGAGGAGGACTTGTTCCTGCTCTCCTCCTCTTTGCGCTAGGATTTCTTCTTGCACCCCTTCTAAAAACGTGGTTGCAGAGGGTCAGCAGACGATATGTAGATGAAGAAAACGCAAAATTAATTCCAGTTGGCGTGTTAGTCTTTGTCGCAGACATTCTGTTTAGTGTGGGGGTGCTCATGATTGAGCGATGAACAAGCACAGCGTTTCATCTTTTTAGGCACATAGATGTAATTATTAGATGGAGGCGATTAGGTTACGATTATTTACTATTTGAGGGTATAATCGGGGTTGTAAATCAGTTTAAGTTGACGAGAGCGCCAGTCCAAAGATTGTTATAAACAATGCCTGTTTGTTGCTAATTAAAAGCCTATTTATAAATTCCACCACGAGTATCAATGACACGTATGTATACCACTTTCTCATCACGACTAATTTCAAAGAGTACTCGAATTGTCCCGATCCGTAGCCGATACAAGCCGTTGTACCCCTTCATCTGTTTGATGTCTCCGGTAGGCGGATCGTTAAGTAAGCCTGATAGTCCTTGTACAATTCGCTCTTGAACGGCCTTTTCTTGTTTCGCGATGTATTTCACAGCTTCCTTATGGTAAGTCAACTTGTAGCCCGAACTCACGCTTGGCCGCCTCCCCTGATACATACCCTGCATCACTGTTTAACTGGCGAAGCTCTTCTTCACTTAATGGCTCGTCGTCGGGTTTTAGTCTGTCGATCTCTTCCCAACTCAAAGGCTTTTTATTCGAGCGTTCCACTAAATACTGAAGAAAATCAAAGGCCGTTTTTTGATCGGGTTCCTGGAGACGTTCAATAAGGTTATACAAATCGTCTTTGCGAACAACCATGACAGAATGACCCCCTGTTTTCTGTGACCGCTAATGGTTAGGTTAATATAAAAATATCATGTCTGCTTATGTAATTCAACGTTTTGGGGCTTTATCAAAAGCGCCGTAAAACCCCTTGATTCATCTATGGGGATATAAGGCGCTCG
It contains:
- a CDS encoding prepilin peptidase, producing the protein MFIFLAVVAYQDLTTRLIRDWWTLPWIAFFLFYNGVQHHLEPSIIGLVGMGVLLFIPGLLGWLGGGDWKMGMALGAGGGLVPALLLFALGFLLAPLLKTWLQRVSRRYVDEENAKLIPVGVLVFVADILFSVGVLMIER
- a CDS encoding type II toxin-antitoxin system RelE family toxin, which produces MSSGYKLTYHKEAVKYIAKQEKAVQERIVQGLSGLLNDPPTGDIKQMKGYNGLYRLRIGTIRVLFEISRDEKVVYIRVIDTRGGIYK